A single genomic interval of Helianthus annuus cultivar XRQ/B chromosome 13, HanXRQr2.0-SUNRISE, whole genome shotgun sequence harbors:
- the LOC110898754 gene encoding probable protein phosphatase 2C 75: MKRVYGSLKSMMVGENGDDSTAKCRERRRRRMAMRRIAAVSSGASGSVMGEEKPNGVAKTRGDGPVSANTAAAIMSLIMPPPPVYGVLSVIGRQREMEDHVSVRLNLCGPEINGFRPVHFFGVFDGHGGRHVSALCKEQMHVFMEEELMRVTVDGGESSGGGGDVERWRLAINRSFQRMDEMALRLCLCGAVGSSSNICRCSPKLSFMGSTAVVSVVTNEYIFVANCGDSRAVLCRNGRAIPLSVDHKPNREDERARIEGCGGRIIFSNGARVEGILAMSRAIGDRLLKQWVTSEPEISITKREVGDECLILGSDGLWDVLSSELACNIVHECLQENRSSNVEPRTETHEGGNGEGPCPSRSESAATLLVRLALGRRSTDNISVIVIDLR; encoded by the exons ATGAAGCGGGTTTACGGTAGTTTGAAGAGTATGATGGTTGGTGAAAATGGTGATGATTCGACCGCGAAATGCCGCGAGCGGCGCCGGCGGAGGATGGCCATGAGGCGTATAGCTGCAGTCTCCTCCGGCGCGTCCGGCTCCGTTATGGGAGAAGAAAAGCCCAACGGTGTGGCGAAGACGCGAGGCGATGGTCCCGTGTCCGCCAATACTGCGGCGGCGATCATGAGCTTGATTATGCCGCCGCCTCCGGTTTATGGAGTGTTGTCGGTGATTGGCCGACAACGTGAAATGGAAGACCATGTTTCGGTTAGACTGAATTTATGCGGGCCGGAAATTAATGGGTTCCGGCCCGTGCATTTTTTCGGTGTGTTTGATGGTCACGGCGGGCGTCAT GTATCAGCATTGTGTAAAGAGCAAATGCACGTTTTCATGGAAGAGGAGTTGATGCGGGTGACGGTGGACGGAGGGGAGTCAAGCGGTGGTGGCGGAGATGTAGAGCGGTGGAGGTTGGCGATTAATCGGAGTTTTCAGCGGATGGATGAGATGGCGCTGCGGTTGTGTCTGTGTGGTGCGGTTGGCAGTAGTTCCAATATATGTAGATGCAGCCCGAAGTTGTCTTTCATGGGATCGACGGCAGTGGTGTCCGTCGTAACGAATGAATACATATTTGTTGCAAATTGCGGGGATTCGCGTGCTGTACTCTGCCGCAACGGCAGGGCCATACCGCTTTCGGTCGATCATAAG CCCAATAGGGAAGACGAACGGGCAAGAATCGAAGGTTGTGGCGGGCGAATCATTTTTTCTAATGGAGCGCGCGTTGAAGGAATCCTTGCCATGTCTCGAGCCATAG GGGACAGGCTTCTAAAACAGTGGGTGACGTCTGAACCAGAAATCTCGATCACAAAACGGGAAGTAGGAGATGAGTGTTTGATACTTGGTAGCGACGGATTATGGGATGTTTTGTCGAGTGAATTAGCATGCAACATTGTGCACGAATGTCTCCAAGAAAACAGGAGTTCAAACGTCGAGCCTCGGACTGAAACACATGAAGGGGGCAATGGAGAAGGACCGTGTCCTTCTAGAAGCGAGTCGGCTGCAACTTTACTAGTACGTCTTGCTTTGGGGCGAAGGAGTACCGATAATATCAGTGTTATTGTTATTGATTTGAGGTGA